GCAGCAGAACGTGGCTGCCCTCATCAGTAAGCCTTTTTTCCACAGGGCTACGTATTTGCAAATTTACAGAATCACGAAGAAGTAACTGACATAGTTTTACACTCTTGCTTCTTTCTTCACTCATCATCATTGTTTCCTCATCTCTGTATCTCCTTCTAGATGGGAATCTGTATGCTGGTGTCCATGTAGACTTTATGGGCACTGATCCAGCAATCTTTCGCACTCTTGGTGACAGACCAGCGGTGAGGACCGAACAGTACGACTCCAGATGGCTCAATGGTGAGTTTTAGAGTGACATGACATTTGGCAGAAAATCACATAAATCACATCTAAATGGAATATCTGCCTCAATCACATCGGTGTCCACCTTAGAACCAGTGTTCATCGAGATCCAAAGGATTCCTGACAGCTCAGAGAAAAACGATGACAAACTCTACTTCTTCTTCCGTGAGAAGAGCCTGGatgcagggggagggggaagccCTAGTGTTGTATCCAGGGTTGGACGTGTCTGTCTGGTGAGCATACAGTGAGCGCAGACTATTACTGCAAATGaagcatgcagacacacacaagtgtatgattacacacatgcatatactgAACATAAACATATGCAAGTACATGTCTTGAATATTAACTTAAACTTTCAAATGAAGACAGATTCCATGCTTGGCCAAGCAAAATTACTGGTTGAGACATGAAGCTTAAACTAATTCCCTCCTCaacctgtatctgtgtgtatgcatttgtTACCCTGTCAGAATGATGacggaggtcagaggtcactggTGAACAAATGGACAACATTCCTGAAGGCTCGCCTAGTGTGTTCTGTGATTGGAGACGATGGCATAGAGACATATTTTGATGAACTGAGTAAGACCAGCTCCTTTACTTATTCTGCTCCACTGCACTGACTTGCATTGTTTTAACTCTGCTCCTTTCACCTCCTTCCAGGAGATGTTTTCATTCAACCTAACCAAGATGAACGCAATCCTGTTGTTTATGCTGTGTTCtctactgctgggtaattttttccacCTCCACACATTTTAAATGGCAATATATTATGTGGAAAAGTGACATATGGCATGTTTTATTGTGTATCGTTACCATTGAACATGTCAGTACACGCAGTGACGGTTATGAGAGGAACTGAAGTTCACTGGTAGATTGGTAGTTACAAGGCATTTTTTGCAACTTCTCAGCCCAACAAATATTCGAAATGGTACAGACCGccccatttctgtttttacaccATCACTAATCCTGGTTTGGTGCCCTTATTTGGGCTGTTATGTACGTATCTTAACCCCTGGTCTCGCTGTGTGTTTATCATTCCATCTCTCTCTGGTTCCCACTATATTTTTCTCAGTGCCCTTTGAATCTTTCACTTTGGCTTAGATACCCAACTTTTTGTCAGTTCTGTGTTCAAAGGCTCGGCAGTGTGCGTGTATTCCATGAACGACATCCGTAACGTCTTCAATGGGCCCTTCTCCCACAAGCATGGCCACAACTACCAATGGACACCTTACACCGGGAAGATCCCATACCCTCGCCCTGGCACCGTAAGTTCTAGCATGTGTTCTACACTTCCAGCATTTCTTCTGGCCTCAgttatgaaaaacagaaaatctctAGGTGCTGGATATTTTTATGTGGAGAAGgacaaaatgaaacaagtaTTGAAACCTGTGACTGTGAGAACTCAGACTTGTGATCATAGTTTCAATGTAAGATTATTTACTTACTATAATTTTTGTGCTTTAGTTGATTCAactataaatttaaatgcttcTTTTCACAGTGTCCAGGAGGCACTTTCACTCCTGGAGTACGCACCACCAAGGAGTTCTCAGACGAGGCGGTCAACTTTGTGCGCGCTCACCCTCTTATGTACTACCCTGTCTATCCTCTTCACaagcgccccctggtggtgcGCACTGGAGTAGATTACCGATTCACCACCATTGCGGTTGACTTGGTAGATGCAGTAGATGGGACGTATGAGGTGCTCTTTTTGGGGACAGGTGAGTTACTAAATCCACTGCTGCACAGCTCAGCCCATTTTGTAATTCAGAGTTGGTTTAACCTTCATCTCTGCTTTTAGACCGTGGAACAGTGCAAAAGGTAATAGTTCTTCCAAAAGATCCCAGCACCACAGAAGAGCTCACTTTGGAGGAGGTGGAAGTTTttagggtaattttttttccatttgttttgtttattgaaTCTAAGAATGAATGTCGGCTGGTAACCAATGATGCATTTTCCACAGCATtccatataaataaaaatgcagtgatAAAGCACCTTATAACTGGCCCCTTGTTGTTCTCTAGACTCCAGCTCCCGTTAAAACAATGAAGATCTCATCCAAAAGGGTAATTTTTTGACTACTGACTGCCTCTATTGGTCTTTTCaaaggtctgtgtgtgtataatgtctTACATTACAATAAcaggtattcatttagctgatacttttctccaatgcgacttaaaatgttaagccatttacaattatttgcatttacagttacagttacatttatatatactcagtgtttgtttgtttgtgtattgcTTTTACTATTAGAAGTTTCAGCAACATTAGAAATAAAGAGAAGTTTTAGTCAGTAATGGAAATGTTCATTGTTGATGTTGTTATACGTTTTGTGAgagttttcctttctgttttttccacagcaacagcTGTATGTGTCATCTGAGAGTGGATTGACACAGGTGTCCCTGCACAGGTGCGCTGTCTATGGCAAAGCTTGTTCTGACTGCTGTCTGGCTCGCGATCCATACTGTGCCTGGGATGGGGAAAACTGTTCTGCTTTCACCCCTTCCACCAAGAGGCGAGTGCACTGTCATAGACCCCCTGTCTTCCCTTTGTCTTTACATTAGCAATCTGTGGTCAGAACACATTTAATGTCAATTGCTGTCTTACCTGTCCCAtaggaggagcaggagacagGACATTAAACATGGCGATCCCTTGCGACAATGTAGAGGCTTCAATGCTAAAGGTAACCCAGTGCAACCACACCACTGATGCCATCAGTCTGTATGCAGAAGAATGAGTACAATAAAACAGAATGCAGATTATTAAAAGTCATTTGGTTAACATTTTTGtgttaccaatttatacaggagggtatTGTTattgtatcacacacacacacacacactttctgaactgcttgtcccatatggggtcgcggggaaccagagcctacccagcaacacagggcgtaaggccagagggggaggggacacacccaggacaggacaccggtctgttacaaggcaccccaagcaggactcgaaccccagacctactagacaacaggacctgggccaacccactgcgccgccgcatcCCCCGTTGTTATTGTATCACTTCAAGTTAAATACCTTGATAAAGGATACTTCGGcaagaggtggggctcaaactgGAGGAGGAGCAAGGCTAGAGCACAAGCCGTTTCACTACCTACTGCTCTAGTTTATATGTTCACCTtttcttatatatttataaattgtaACATATAATAGTGTCCAAGTTGCTTGACAGTACATTATTttcctaaaaaagaaaaaatatataatcctCTAGCAAACATTTAACTGATtcattttcttgttgttttaaGTTCATTTGGTGTTTTACTAAAGAATTGTTGATGAATTCCAAACCTGTTGTTAGTAGGTGGTTTAAGGAACTGTACATAAATCACAAACTGctgaaacgcacacacacacacacattttcggaaccgcttgtcccatacggggtcgcggggaaccggagcctacccagtaacacagggcataaggccagaaggggaggggacacacccag
This genomic window from Scleropages formosus chromosome 1, fSclFor1.1, whole genome shotgun sequence contains:
- the sema3gb gene encoding sema domain, immunoglobulin domain (Ig), short basic domain, secreted, (semaphorin) 3Gb — its product is MATGQGLLVLLSLCFCGLHGNLRSAPRVHLSFKELLETKTIRPFSFSFNTSDYRILLMDQDQGRLYLGSREYVVALDMHNINKEPLIIHWPATTQRKGECRMTGKGGQGECANFVRLIEPWNRTHLYTCGTGAYKPICTFVHRGWRAEEYLFRLVPGYVDSGKGKCPYDPRQQNVAALINGNLYAGVHVDFMGTDPAIFRTLGDRPAVRTEQYDSRWLNEPVFIEIQRIPDSSEKNDDKLYFFFREKSLDAGGGGSPSVVSRVGRVCLNDDGGQRSLVNKWTTFLKARLVCSVIGDDGIETYFDELRDVFIQPNQDERNPVVYAVFSTAGSVFKGSAVCVYSMNDIRNVFNGPFSHKHGHNYQWTPYTGKIPYPRPGTCPGGTFTPGVRTTKEFSDEAVNFVRAHPLMYYPVYPLHKRPLVVRTGVDYRFTTIAVDLVDAVDGTYEVLFLGTDRGTVQKVIVLPKDPSTTEELTLEEVEVFRTPAPVKTMKISSKRQQLYVSSESGLTQVSLHRCAVYGKACSDCCLARDPYCAWDGENCSAFTPSTKRRSRRQDIKHGDPLRQCRGFNAKVEHRLKETVQFGVEGSSTFLECQPRSPQATVKWLFQKDGKRKVLNRESGMLKTGHGILLKSLTQSDGGLYHCLATENNFKHTVARVALHILDREIVDALTSPDAPVDYQHRRTHPPPPPPPPQTLPPQLHPEPEVQLMNQYCQSYWQQIQPKWQSKRTSRRHTEDHGPRPDN